From one candidate division Zixibacteria bacterium HGW-Zixibacteria-1 genomic stretch:
- a CDS encoding transcription termination factor Rho yields MNKTDIDISDSEKLKAKTIAELLQIAEGLDIPGVSGLRKSELIFKVMEAASAKQEGMIFAEGVLEILNEGYGFLRSPDYNYLPGPDDIYVSPSQIKRFDLRTGDTISGQVRPPKDNERYFALLKIEAINFEDPEISKTKTLFDNLTPLYPNDPFMLEINADEMTTRIMDLMTPIGMGQRALITSPPKAGKTIILQKIANSIATNHPKVKLIVLLIDERPEEVTDMRRSVKGEVISSTFDEPADRHVQVADMVLEKAKRLVEHKYDVVILLDSITRLARAHNAVVPHSGKILSGGVDSNALHKPKRFFGAARNIEEGGSLTIIGTALIETGSRMDEVIFEEFKGTGNLEMVLDRRLSDRRIFPAMDLNRSSTRKEELLMPPEVLAKVWILRKFLAEMNPIEAMEFLVDRMKKTKNNQKFLSSMKD; encoded by the coding sequence ATGAATAAGACTGATATTGACATTTCGGACAGTGAAAAACTGAAAGCCAAAACGATTGCAGAACTGCTGCAAATTGCGGAAGGACTGGATATTCCCGGGGTCTCTGGTCTTCGGAAATCGGAGTTAATCTTCAAAGTTATGGAAGCGGCTTCGGCCAAACAGGAAGGGATGATCTTCGCTGAAGGCGTCCTCGAAATCCTCAATGAAGGTTATGGCTTCCTCCGCTCCCCTGATTACAATTATCTGCCCGGACCGGATGATATCTATGTCTCCCCGTCGCAGATCAAAAGATTCGATCTCCGAACCGGCGACACCATCTCCGGCCAGGTTCGTCCGCCGAAAGACAACGAACGCTATTTTGCGCTTCTGAAAATCGAGGCCATCAATTTCGAGGATCCCGAAATCTCCAAAACCAAGACCCTGTTCGACAACCTGACGCCGCTTTATCCCAATGATCCGTTCATGCTCGAGATTAATGCCGATGAAATGACCACGCGTATCATGGATTTGATGACGCCTATCGGCATGGGTCAGCGCGCTTTGATTACCTCTCCTCCGAAAGCCGGCAAAACCATCATCCTGCAAAAAATCGCCAACTCGATTGCCACGAATCATCCCAAAGTGAAATTGATCGTGCTTCTCATCGACGAGCGCCCGGAAGAGGTCACCGATATGCGCCGTTCGGTCAAGGGCGAAGTTATTTCATCCACTTTCGATGAGCCGGCCGACCGGCATGTGCAGGTGGCCGACATGGTCCTCGAGAAGGCCAAACGGCTGGTCGAGCATAAGTATGACGTCGTCATTCTGCTGGACAGTATCACCCGTCTCGCCCGTGCCCACAACGCGGTCGTCCCGCACTCCGGAAAAATTCTCTCCGGCGGTGTCGACAGTAACGCCCTCCATAAACCGAAACGGTTTTTCGGTGCGGCGCGAAATATCGAAGAAGGCGGCTCGCTGACTATTATCGGCACGGCCCTGATCGAAACCGGATCCCGCATGGATGAAGTTATTTTCGAAGAATTCAAGGGCACCGGTAACCTCGAAATGGTGCTGGATCGCCGGCTGTCCGACCGAAGGATCTTCCCGGCTATGGATCTCAATCGCAGTTCGACGCGTAAAGAAGAGTTGTTGATGCCGCCGGAAGTTCTGGCCAAGGTTTGGATTTTGCGTAAGTTCCTGGCCGAGATGAATCCGATAGAGGCCATGGAATTTTTGGTTGACCGTATGAAAAAGACCAAGAACAACCAGAAGTTCCTCAGCTCCATGAAGGACTGA
- the rsfS gene encoding ribosome silencing factor — MTENKEKLERSLKQTSLTIARTAGKLALSKKGFDVKILKLKNLSSICDYFVLVSGDVDVHVKAISDAIEEGLLEKGVKAWHREGVRGGKWILLDYVDVVVHIFQKSAREFYALEKLWGDAPAEELN, encoded by the coding sequence ATGACGGAAAACAAGGAGAAATTAGAAAGAAGTTTGAAACAAACATCATTAACCATCGCTCGAACAGCAGGGAAACTTGCCCTCTCCAAAAAAGGTTTCGACGTAAAAATTCTCAAACTAAAAAACCTCAGCAGCATTTGCGATTATTTCGTCCTGGTCAGCGGTGATGTTGACGTGCATGTTAAGGCTATTAGCGATGCCATAGAAGAAGGACTTCTCGAAAAAGGTGTCAAAGCCTGGCATCGCGAGGGAGTTCGCGGAGGTAAATGGATTCTGCTGGACTATGTTGATGTCGTCGTGCATATTTTCCAGAAATCTGCCAGAGAATTTTATGCGCTTGAAAAACTGTGGGGAGACGCCCCTGCTGAAGAATTGAATTAA